The following DNA comes from Bradyrhizobium manausense.
CCCACAAGATCTGCGCGAGCGCCGTCCGCCGCCTCGCCGGCTCCCGGCGCCAAAAGTTAATGGTGGCAAAGGCACGCTAGGCCGACCACTCCTCGCCCCAGACCTGCACGACATGGCCGGGCGAGACTTCGCGATACTGCCGCACTGGCGGCTGGTAATCAGGCGCGCGAACCGGGCTTCTGATCTCGTCGTTGGCGACCTCGCGCTTGGTGCCGCGGCGAGCCGGATCGGGCACGGGAACGGCGGCCATCAGCTTCCTCGTGTAGGGATGCTGCGGATTTCCGAACACGGACGCACGTGCGCCGATCTCGACGATCTCGCCCAGATACATCACCGCGACACGGTGGCTCATGCGCTCGACCGCCGCGATGTCGTGGGAAATGAAGAGATAGGCGAGCCCCATGCTGGCCTGGAGGTCGAGCATGAGATTGACGACCTGCGCCTTGACCGAGACGTCGAGCGCGGAGACGGCCTCGTCCGCGACGATCAGCTTCGGTCCGAGCGCGAGCGCCCGCGCGATGCAGATGCGCTGACGCTGGCCACCGGAGAATTCGTGCGGAAAACGCGCGGCCATGTCGACGGTGAGGCCGACACGAACCAGGAGATCGGCGACCTTGTCACGCGCCTGCGACGCCGTGGCGAGCCCGTTGGCGAGCAACGGCGCGGCGATCGCCGTGCCCACCGACATGCGCGGATTGAGGCTGGCAAACGGATCCTGAAACACGATCTGCATCTGCTTGCGGAAGTCGCGCAAGGTGCGGCCGTTCATGGCGAGCACATCCTGGCCGTCGATCAGGACGGTGCCGCTGTCAGGCTCGGTCAGCTTGAGGATGGAACGGCCCGTGGTCGACTTGCCGCAACCGGACTCACCGACCAGCGCCAGCGTCTCACCGGCACGCAAGGTGAAGGAGATGTTCTCGACCGCGTGAACGCGACCCGAGACCTTGCCGAACAGGCCCGAGCGGATCGGGAAGCGGGTGGTGAGATTTGAGACCTCCAACAACGGCCGCTCGGCGGTCGAAACCGTGTCAGGCGTTTCGGCCGGCTCGTCAGAAGTGCCCGTGACCTTGTCGACGATCGGAAACCGCATCGGACGCGAGCGACCGTCCATCGAGCCGAGGCGCGGCACGGCCGACAGCAGCGCGCGCGTGTAGGGATGCGAGGGTGCAGCGAAGATGCGCGCGGTCACGTCCGTCTCCACCGCCTGCCCGCCATACATCACGATGCTGCGGTCTGCGATCTCGGCGACCACGCCCATGTCGTGAGTGATGAAGAGGATCGACATCCCCTCCTCCCGCTGAAGCTCCTTCAGCAGCTCCAGGGTCTGGGCCTGGATGGTGACGTCGAGCGCGGTAGTCGGCTCGTCCGCGATCAAGAGCTTCGGCTTGCACGCCAGCGCCATCGCGATCATCACGCGCTGGCGCATGCCGCCGGAGAAGCGATGCGGATGCTCGTGGAAGCGCGATTCTGCGGCTGGAATACGAACACGGTCGAGCAGCCGGATGGTCTCGGCCTCGGCCGCCGCGCGCGACAAGCCGCGATGCTGGATCAGTGCCTCCGCAATCTGGAAACCGACGGTGAGCACCGGATTGAGGCTCGTCATCGGCTCCTGGAAGATCATCGCAACATCATTGCCGCGGATGTCCTTCATGCTCGCTTCGGGCAAGGTCAGCAGATCGCGGCCCGACAGCGTAATACGGCCCTCGATCCGGCCGGTCTCCTTTGGGATGAGACGCATGATCGAGAGCGCTGTGACGCTCTTGCCCGACCCGGACTCGCCCACAATCGCGACGGTCTCGCGCGGCGCGATGTCGAAAGAGACGTTGCGAACGACGGGAATCCATTGCCGCTCGCGCATGAACGACGTGGTGAGGCCCGAGACGGACAGCACGGGCGCCCGTGCTTCGACGATCACCTGGTCAGATCTGCTCGCGCCGCTGCTCATGCAAAGCCCTCAGTAACCGCGACGACGGTCGACCAGCCCCGGCAGCGCTTCGCCGCGGCGATGGCGCGCGATGACGTCGAGCACGAAATCGACGGCGGTGTCCGGACTCGTCATGCTGGCGTTGTGCGGGGTCAGCAGGATGCGTGGATGGCTCCAGAACGGATGGCCCTCAGGCAGCGGCTCGGGATCGGTGACGTCGAGAACCGCGCCTGACAGCGTGCCGCTGTCGAGCGCCGCGAGTAAGTCAGCTTCGACCAGATGCGGGCCGCGCCCGACATTGACGAGCCCCGCGCCGCGCGGCAGGCGCGCGAACAGATCGGCATTGAGGATGCCGCGGGTCTCGTCGGTCAGCGGCAACAGGCAGACGAGGATGTCGGCTTGCGCAAGGAATTCTGGCAACCCATCAGGACCAGCATAGCAGGTGACGCCCTCGATCTCGCGCGGTGAGCGATTCCACCCTGATCGCGGGAAGCCGAACGCCCCAAGGCGTTCAAGTACGGCCTGGCCGAGCTGACCGAGCCCCATCACGCCGACGCGGCGACGTTTGGCCGGCGTGATCCGGATCTCGCGCCAGACCTGCTCCCTCTGCTGGTTGATGAACTGCAGGAGGTCGCGATGCAGCCCGAGCACGGCCATGGTGACGTACTCCACCATGGTTTCGGCGATAGCGGGCTCCAGCATGCGCACCAGCGGAAGATGCACGGGCAGTTTGGTGGCGTCGAACTGATCAACACCCGCGCCGACCGAGAAGACCAGCTCGAGATTGGGAAAGCTCGTCGCGATATCGTCCGGCGGCACCCATGCCACGAGATAGCGGACGTCGGCGGGATCGCCGATGTCGGGCCAGAGCCGGAACGGCACATCAGGCGCGCGCTCCGCGAACAGGGTCGCCCATTCCGCGCCGCGCACCATGTTGGCTTTGTAGAGAACCGTCATGCGGCCCTCAGAACGGGCTGACCGGCGCGAGCCGCCGACCGTCGATCATGCGCTTGTGGCTGTAGGCGGCGGGATCGACCAGCGGTGTCGCACCGGTCACGATATCTGCGGCGAGCTTGCCGGCCGCAGGCCCGATGCCAAACCCGTGTCCGGAAAAGCCGGTCGCCAGGAAGAAGCCCGGCAACGCATCGACCGGCGAGATCACAGGGATCGTGTCCGGCGTGCAGTCGATGGTGCCGCCCCAGGCTTCCGCGATCTCGATGTCCTTCAATTCAGGGTTCGCCCTGATCAGCGAAGCCAGCGCGGCAGTGACCAGCGACATGTCGGGTTCGGGATCGCGCACGCGCTCGATCTCGAACGGCGATGGCTTATCCAGGCTCCAACTGGTCCCACGCATGATCTGGTCGAAGAACGACTTGCCGAACGACATCTTCAGACCGTTGCGGCGGTGCAGGTAAGTCGGCCAGAAGGTGCGCGCGTAGCGGAACAGATCGGGCGACAGCTCGACGGTGCCGCGGTTGCGCAGCGCCAGCGTGAATCCGCCGTCGAGGCGGCGGCGGATGCAGTAGAGATCGGTGCCGAGCGCGCCGGATGTGATCTCGGGCGCCGGCGTGGTCCGGCATGCCGTGGCGTTGACGAGACCGATCGGCAGCTCGATGCCGTGACGGCGACAGAACAGCGATGACCATGCGCCGCCCGACAGCAGCACGGCTTGCGTGCGGATGGCGCCTTTCTCGGTGACGACGGCGCTGACACGCCCGCCCTGCGTCTCCAGCCCGCGCGCGGCGCAGCCCTGGTGGATGGTGACGCCGTGCTTTCGTGCAGCAGCGGCCAGTGCAGGCACGGCCATCGACGGCTCGGCGCGTCCGTCGCTCGGCGTGTGCAGGCCGCCAACCCATCTGTCGGTATTCCCCGGCATGCGCTCGGCAACCTCGGCCGGCGTCAGCACGGTCGAATGGACCTGCATCTCGCGCGCCGTTGCGGCCCAGCGTTCCCAGCTCGCGAGCTCGTCCTTGCTCTTGGTCAGGAACAGCACGCCGGTGCGGCGGAAGCCGGCATCGACGCCGGCGTCGTTTTGCATGTCTTCCCACAACCGCAGCGCCTCGCGCGCGAGCGGGATCTCCTCACGCGCACGGCCCTGCTGGCGGCACCAGCCCCAATTGCGGCTCGACTGCTCGCCGCCGACATGGCCCTTTTCGACCAGCGCGACCGAAAGGCCCTTCTTGGCAAGATGATAGGCCGCGGAGACACCGATGACACCGCCGCCGATGACGACGACGTCCGCCTGTGCCGGCAGGCGTTCGTCGCTGTTTATACGGTTGAGCGGCGGGGACATGATGCACTCCTGAAGATCAATTCGGGTCTCGTCATGGGATGTTCATTCGCGGATCGAGCGCGTCGCGCAGGCCGTCACCGAGGAAATTGAAGCTGGTCACCGCCAGCGTGATGATGACGCCCGGCGCGATCGCGAGCCACGGCGCGCTGGTCAGATAGATCTGTGCGTTGTTGAGCATGTTGCCGAGGCTCGCGGCCGGCGGCTGGATGCCGTAGCCGAGATAGCTGAGATAGGATTCCAGCAGGATCGCATTGGCGACATTGAGCGTCGCTGCAACCATGATCGGCGCAACCGCATTGGGCACGAGCTCGCGGAACATGATTCGCAGGTTCGACGAGCCGAAGGCGAGCGCGGCCACCGCAAACTCGCGCTCCCGCAGCGAGCGCACCTGGGCCTCGACGACGCGCGCCACGCTCATCCAGGCGGTGGCCGCGATGAGCACCGTTGTGGTGACAAGGCCTGGCTCGGTGAGCGCCGCCAACGCAAGCAGCAGAAAGATGGTCGGAAAGCACAGCGCGGCATCGACGAGCCGCATCAGCACCGCGCCGACAACGCCGCCATAGAAGCCGGCAAAGGCGCCGACGACGATACCGACCGCCATCGCCATCACCATCGCGACGAAGCCGATCGACAGTGAGACGCGCGCGCCCATCATCAGCCGCGCCAGCACATCGCGGCCGAGTTCGTCGGTCCCGAGGACGTGCGCGCCCGAGAGCGGCGGCGCAAACCGCTTCATGATGTCGATATAGGTGTCGTCGAACGGCAAGAGATAAGGACCGAACGCCGAGCCGAGGACGAGGATCACAATGATCACCGCGCCAGCCAGCGCCAGGCGGTGCCGGCAGAAGCGTCTCCACGCGGCCTGGCCGGGGGCGGGCGAAGTGGTGGACAAGACTGCAGTCGCCATCGCTTCAGCCCACCCGAATGCGCGGATCGACGACGGCGTAGAGGATGTCGGCAATCAGCGAGCCGATCAGCACCATGATCGCCGAGAACATCAGAATGCCCATCACCACGGGATAGTCGCGATAGCCGATCGAATCGAGGAATAGGCGGCCCATGCCGGGCCAGGTGAACACGGTTTCAGCCACCAGCGCGCCGCCGAGCAGCGTCGGAAATTGCAGGCCCGCAACCGTGATCATCGGCAGAAGCGCGTTGCGCAAGGCATGCACGGTGAGGATGCGCCACTCCGGCAGGCCCTTGGCACGCGCGGTGCGGATGTAATCCTGGTTGATCACCTCGAGCATGGAGGAACGCATGAAGCGGCCCCACATCGCGGTCTCGACCAGCGCCAGCACCATCGCCGGCGCAATCAGATGATGCAGCAGGTCCAGGAAGGAGCCGTCGCCGACGGTTTCGCGATTTCCCGCCGGCAGCCAACCCAGCGTCACCGAGAACACGTAGATGGTGACGAGGCCGAACCAGAAGGTCGGGATCGACAGCGCGATCATGGCGCCGACGGTCGCAAGCGAGTCGAACAGCGAGTAGCGCCTCAGCGCGCCCAATATGCCGATCCAGCAGCCGAGCAGCACGGCGATGATGGTCGCCGTCGTCATCAGCTCCAGCGTCGCGCCGAGATGTGAGGAGATCACCGAGAGCACCGTCTCGCCGTCGCGATAGGACTTGCCCCAGTCGCCTTTCAACATGCGACCGAACCAGTCGAGATACTGGATCGGCAGCGGACGATCGAGCCCGAGCTGTCTGGTGACGCGATCGAGATCCTCCTGCGTCATCTGTGATGAGGCCGCGAATTGCGACAGCGGACCGCCTGGCGCCAGATGCAAGAGAGCGAAGCCGATCGCGGAGACGATCACCAGCAGCACCACCGCCTGCGCGAGCCTATTGGCGACGTAACGGGCCATCTCAGGCGACC
Coding sequences within:
- a CDS encoding ABC transporter ATP-binding protein, which gives rise to MSSGASRSDQVIVEARAPVLSVSGLTTSFMRERQWIPVVRNVSFDIAPRETVAIVGESGSGKSVTALSIMRLIPKETGRIEGRITLSGRDLLTLPEASMKDIRGNDVAMIFQEPMTSLNPVLTVGFQIAEALIQHRGLSRAAAEAETIRLLDRVRIPAAESRFHEHPHRFSGGMRQRVMIAMALACKPKLLIADEPTTALDVTIQAQTLELLKELQREEGMSILFITHDMGVVAEIADRSIVMYGGQAVETDVTARIFAAPSHPYTRALLSAVPRLGSMDGRSRPMRFPIVDKVTGTSDEPAETPDTVSTAERPLLEVSNLTTRFPIRSGLFGKVSGRVHAVENISFTLRAGETLALVGESGCGKSTTGRSILKLTEPDSGTVLIDGQDVLAMNGRTLRDFRKQMQIVFQDPFASLNPRMSVGTAIAAPLLANGLATASQARDKVADLLVRVGLTVDMAARFPHEFSGGQRQRICIARALALGPKLIVADEAVSALDVSVKAQVVNLMLDLQASMGLAYLFISHDIAAVERMSHRVAVMYLGEIVEIGARASVFGNPQHPYTRKLMAAVPVPDPARRGTKREVANDEIRSPVRAPDYQPPVRQYREVSPGHVVQVWGEEWSA
- a CDS encoding 2-hydroxyacid dehydrogenase, producing MTVLYKANMVRGAEWATLFAERAPDVPFRLWPDIGDPADVRYLVAWVPPDDIATSFPNLELVFSVGAGVDQFDATKLPVHLPLVRMLEPAIAETMVEYVTMAVLGLHRDLLQFINQQREQVWREIRITPAKRRRVGVMGLGQLGQAVLERLGAFGFPRSGWNRSPREIEGVTCYAGPDGLPEFLAQADILVCLLPLTDETRGILNADLFARLPRGAGLVNVGRGPHLVEADLLAALDSGTLSGAVLDVTDPEPLPEGHPFWSHPRILLTPHNASMTSPDTAVDFVLDVIARHRRGEALPGLVDRRRGY
- a CDS encoding NAD(P)/FAD-dependent oxidoreductase, with the translated sequence MSPPLNRINSDERLPAQADVVVIGGGVIGVSAAYHLAKKGLSVALVEKGHVGGEQSSRNWGWCRQQGRAREEIPLAREALRLWEDMQNDAGVDAGFRRTGVLFLTKSKDELASWERWAATAREMQVHSTVLTPAEVAERMPGNTDRWVGGLHTPSDGRAEPSMAVPALAAAARKHGVTIHQGCAARGLETQGGRVSAVVTEKGAIRTQAVLLSGGAWSSLFCRRHGIELPIGLVNATACRTTPAPEITSGALGTDLYCIRRRLDGGFTLALRNRGTVELSPDLFRYARTFWPTYLHRRNGLKMSFGKSFFDQIMRGTSWSLDKPSPFEIERVRDPEPDMSLVTAALASLIRANPELKDIEIAEAWGGTIDCTPDTIPVISPVDALPGFFLATGFSGHGFGIGPAAGKLAADIVTGATPLVDPAAYSHKRMIDGRRLAPVSPF
- a CDS encoding ABC transporter permease — encoded protein: MATAVLSTTSPAPGQAAWRRFCRHRLALAGAVIIVILVLGSAFGPYLLPFDDTYIDIMKRFAPPLSGAHVLGTDELGRDVLARLMMGARVSLSIGFVAMVMAMAVGIVVGAFAGFYGGVVGAVLMRLVDAALCFPTIFLLLALAALTEPGLVTTTVLIAATAWMSVARVVEAQVRSLREREFAVAALAFGSSNLRIMFRELVPNAVAPIMVAATLNVANAILLESYLSYLGYGIQPPAASLGNMLNNAQIYLTSAPWLAIAPGVIITLAVTSFNFLGDGLRDALDPRMNIP
- a CDS encoding ABC transporter permease → MARYVANRLAQAVVLLVIVSAIGFALLHLAPGGPLSQFAASSQMTQEDLDRVTRQLGLDRPLPIQYLDWFGRMLKGDWGKSYRDGETVLSVISSHLGATLELMTTATIIAVLLGCWIGILGALRRYSLFDSLATVGAMIALSIPTFWFGLVTIYVFSVTLGWLPAGNRETVGDGSFLDLLHHLIAPAMVLALVETAMWGRFMRSSMLEVINQDYIRTARAKGLPEWRILTVHALRNALLPMITVAGLQFPTLLGGALVAETVFTWPGMGRLFLDSIGYRDYPVVMGILMFSAIMVLIGSLIADILYAVVDPRIRVG